The window gaggaaacagtggcagattttattttggggggctccaaaatcactgtagatggtgattgcagtgatgaaattaaaagatgcttattccttgtaaggaagttatgaccaacctggatagcatattcaaaagcaaagacattactttgccaacaaaggtctgtctagtcaaggctctggtttatccagtggtcatgtatggatgtgagagttggactgtgaagaaagctgagtgccaaagaattgatgcttttgaactgtggtgttggaaaagactcttgagagtcccttggactgcaaggagatccaaccagtccattctaaaggagatcagtcttggatgttctttggaaggaatgatgctaaagctgaaactccaatattttggccacctcatgtgaagagttggctcattggaaaagaccctgatgctgggagggattgggggcaggaggagaagaggacaacagagggtgagatagctggatggcatgactgactcaatggacatgaatttgagtgatctccgggagttggtgatggacatggaggcctggtgtgctgtgattcatggggtcacaacgagtcggacacgactgagtgactgaactgaactgaactgactgatagctACCAAAGGGCATCcagtggttcaatggtaaagaacccacctgcagttcaggagctTCAggcaacacaggtttgatccctgggtcaagaatatgcctggaagagggcatggctacctgctccaatgttcttgcatggagaattccatggacagaggagcctggctggctatagtccatagtgtcacaaagagtcggacacaactgaagtgactgagcacgcactcatatacctgctgctgctgctgctgctaagtcgcttcagtcgtgtccgactctgtgtgaccccataaatggaagcccaccagattcccccatccctcgcattctccaggcaagaacactggagtgggttgccatttccttctccaaggcatgaaagtgaaaagtgaaagggaagtcgctcataTTCCTAGAGAAACATATATAGCTAGTGCCAGAGTTATTACTGTTATAGGAATCAAATGAGACAGCTTATTTAAAGCACTTACATTAGAAGCAggttaaaaatgctttttaaaaaatatatatatgcttatacatgtgtataatatatatgtatgtgtatgtatgtatgtgtatatatatatatatatatatatatatatatatatatatatacactttatatacatgtatggagtaggaaatggcaacccactccagtattcttgcctgagaatttctggaacagagaagcctggcaggccacagttcatgcagttgcaaagagctggacaaaactgagtgactgagcacaatacACATGTAAGTACATATATGCATCAGAAAATCTAAACTGATAGTCATGACTGCTGCTAGcctccaaggagcaaggaagTGGTATtgtatttttgcttatttgtgtTTCTGATTTTCTACAGTGCACATATACTGCCTTGATAACTTTTTTAAATGCATCTGAAACTGACAATAAAATCTATCCTCTATGTCCAAAACTCAATATATTAAGTTTACTAAGTAATAATAAAGTGCTACATACAAAATAACCTTCAGCAAAGTGACACAGTTCACTGACAATGAAACACACTGGTGGTCAGAAGTCTGAGGTTTTAGACCCAGTCCTGTGTCTTGCTTGGCTTTATGACTTAGGGTAGTTGAATTTTTAGGCTTCATTGTCCTAGAGAAGAGGGAAATAATAGCATTCATATTTTTTATATGCTGTGCACAAGCTAACACATCCAGTGTAAAGCACATTCCACCATAACATTGCTCCTAACTGTAGGTGTGCAGATTTCTAAGGCTACACACTTGGGCCAGGGGAAGAGCTCAAGATCAGAGGAAAGCAAGTCCTTCATAATTAGGAAGCCTCAGGAAAGTCACTTTTGTCTGGCACTGTGGTTTTCTCAATGTGAACATGGGTTTAAAACTTCAGCTCTTGGATATATTTATTCACATACCCAAGACTTGTGGGACAAGTTAATGAGACTGATCTCTGAAGAGCATTATACAAAACATAGTAACTGTATAAGTAAGCAATTAAAACAGTGCAAGTTTAAGGATTTTAGCTTAAGAAAGGCCTGTCAGAGAAGGGATATCTATAGATACACTCAGCAATGATAATCCATGCTTCTTACAGAAGCATGTCTATAATTTCAGTACTTTGTCATTAAGGAGATAATGGGGCCATGATTTGATATTATGATCTGAAAATGgacctaaaaataataataataatattgatatCTTACTCTAGACTATACTAGGTACCTATATAGGTATGCCATCAGGCTTCATGATAGATGAGTTTTAATGAgaacctctaaaaaaaaaaagagaaaaactgagtGGAAAACAGCCATCAATACTTTTTAATGCTCCAGGTGATTATAAATATAAGAAATGGAATTGCCCTGGGCATGATTTAATAAAAATCTAAGAACAAATTCCAGATACCCAATGACAACTCATATTTTTATAGGAACTGACTTCTActtcttgaaaaaaatatttataactatgCAATATCCCATACTACTTTTACAGCCAACTTTGGAattaatattactattattaatatcttCATCATTCAGTTATAGAAATTTAACTAAAAGATACTGATATGGTAACCCTTTCACCCTAATACTGCATCAATTTGAGCTAAGTATTCATAtgttcaaaataaatgaatatttaagacttgGGTAGACCACAGGGAAATTTCATTTCTGAAGTAAATACATCTCCAGCTACAAAATATGAATTCTACTGCTTATTTATTACCTACAGGATTGAAGTTTTCAGACTTCAGCCTGCATCAGCCTTTCCTGGAGACAGTATGATACACAGATCACTGCATCCCATTCCAGAGTTCCTGACTTGGTAGGTCTGGAGTGAGGCCCTCTTGATGTGGGTTTTCACAGAGATCTTCATTTCTGTGCCCAGAGCATTTCACCCAACCAGAGGAGAATGGCTGCAGAAAATCAATCCACAGTGACAGAGTTCATTCTTGGAGGTTTAACAAATCGCCCAGAGCTCCAGCTCCCACTCTTATTCCTTTTCCTTGGGATCTACTCAGTCACCATGATAGGAAACCTGGGCATGATAACCCTAATTTGTCTGAACGCTCAGCTTCATACCCCCATGTACTATTTCCTCAGCAACCTGTCCTTTGTGGATCTCTGCTACTCCTCTGCCATTACCCCTAAGATGCTGGTGAACTTTGTGTCAAAGAAGAACACCATCTCCTATGCAGGGTGCATGGCCCAGCTCTACTTCTTCCTGGTGTTTGTCATTGCTGAGTGTTACATGCTGACAGTGATGGCCTATGATCGCTATGTTGCCATCTGCAGACCTTTGCTTTACAACATCATCATGTCTCATCGAGTCTGCTCCCTGCTGGTGGCTGGAGTCTATGCCATAGGATTCATTGGTTCAACCATAGAGACTGGCCTCATGTTGAAACTGTCCTATTGTGATTTCCTTATCAGTCATTACTTCTGTGACATCCTCCCCCTCATGATGCTCTCTTGCTCTAGCACCTATGACACTGAGATGACAGTCTTTGTTTTGGCTGGATTTGACATTGTAGTCACCAGCTTAACAGTCCTAATCTCCTATGCCTTCATCCTATCCAGTATCCTCCACATCAGCACCACAGGGGGAAGGGCCAAAGCCTTCAGCACGTGCAGCTCCCATCTTGCCGCTGTGGGGATGTTTTATGGAACAACTGCCTTCATGTACTTGAAACCCTCCACGGCCAGTTCCCTGGCCCAGGAGAATGTGGCCTCCGTGTTCTACACCACAGTgatccccatgctgaaccccctgATCTACAGCTTGAGGAATAAGGAGGTGAAGATTGCTATGCAGAAAACTCTGAGAGGAAAAATGTTTTGATACAAatgttattattctttttcaattttaaaaataagttgttaGGGGTCCCAGAGGGAAGCCCCTGGATGCTCGCCCACCCGGGATGGGGAACTCTCCCTTCTCTGCATGGCTGGGTGACTGCACCTgcctctttccctcttccttcacCCCTCCTCTTTCTCTACTCTCATTTCTATATGAAGCTAGCTGATAtcaagttctttttttattatttgggatctattttctttcttctgttcctttgatAAACTCTATTGTCTTAATTGTAATTTTACACAAATTTTGAATTTTCacaggctcacagatatagagaacaaactagtgattactaCCATGGAGAGGACAGGAGGGAAGGCAAGATAAGGTTAGGGGATTAACAGACATAGACTGCTACATGCAAAATGAACAGGTAACAAGGATGTAtagtacagcacagggaaatatagacATTAGTTTACAGTAACTTTAAATGCAATAATGTGTAAAAAtcttgaatcactttgttgtaaatctgaaactaatataatattgtaaatcagccacacctcaataaaaattaaactttcagCATTGAGTTTGAAAGTCAACAACTTTGTTGTTATCTTCTATGTAGAAAATATTACTCAATTTAGTACCTCCTTTTTGCACTTGGGAGTATACAAGGCAAAGAGAGGTGGATTGAAAGTCACCAAGTGATGCCCAGAGCATTTCTCATCTAGACTTCATCCTCTCCACTCTCTCACTCCTTTCTCCCGATCTCTACCAAAGGACTTGTACTTGATTCCTTTATGTGACTTTcttagtaacaataataataatgccaaCATGTTTGGGGAGGCTTACTCTGAGCTATACAACTCTCCTAAATGCTTTGCATGCATGGTTTCAATTACACCTCACaacagttcagttctgttgttttccctgtGTCACGTGGAAAGTGGAAACTTGGTTTAGTAACATTCTCAAGATCACTCAGCTAGTAAACAAAGACACTGAGATTTAAACCCAGGTCTAAGTGACTTCAGAACTCATACTCTTAGCTCTCAAATGTCCCCTTTGCTTTAGGCTGGCACATTGCCTTCTGAACAACCTATTAAGCCTGCCCTTTCAATTTCACATGACTCCTAAAACCAATTCCTCAGATCCCCTCCTTTCGTCATCTGCCCTAGCCTCTTCCTATTTGTAGACAGCTTCTTTGGTAGAACTAAGGGAAGATTATACTAGAGTAACATTCTAGTTTGCCTGGCACGTCACCACTTTAGCACTGGAAGCCCCACaccctggaaaatcccttggtcCCACACAAACCAAGATGGTTGGTCACCCAGATTATCCACTGCTGCAAACCCTCTTGCCCTGCTTAGTTAACTCAGGATCTACTGCCAACCTCACCCAGTAAATCCAGTGGCAGTGAGACAGTTTCTCCCCACTCTCCTTGCTTTATACCAATATCAAGGATACATATTTTAGACTCAGCAGCCTGATATAATGCAAACACCTGTACAGTGTAGATATCTTCTTGTCATTTCTAGCTAGTTTTGGTATTCTATTGTTTATATCAGTGGTTTATTATGGGAAACTGGGATAACTCTAGTTTTCTCAAGCAGAAATGGCATTAATGGAGGAAATGACTTGGTAAGTTTTTTTGAATGACTACAGAAAGAGTGAGGATGCCCCTCAAAGTGACTTCACAGCAGATGTGATCTACTCGTCAAGATGTTCCAGCTTCCACTGTGATCAATGCCACCCTCATACTCTCAAAATCAGTAAACAGTaactgaacccagggattgaacatcaCCTGGCAACTTGTTAGAGACACAAATTAGGGTTCCTGCTCCACACCTACAGAATTACGGGATGGGCCCCAGCAATGTATACTTTAATAGATCTCCTGTTGATTCTGATATACACTAAAAAGTGGGATCCTCATCACTCCCACCCTtaaaatttcacacacacaaaaaaaaaacatttaattagtGAGAACTaatttactttggccacctgatacaaagagccaactcactggaaaagaccgtgatgccaggaaagattgagggcaggaggagaaggggacgacagaggatgaggtgattggatggcatcactgacgcaatggacatgagtttgagcaaattccggatTTGctcctggtgtgcagcagtccatggggtcacaaagaatcagatgtgacttagcaactgaacaacaagaaaattCACATCCATGACTATAGCTACAATGCCATCTGGAATATGGAATTTTCAGCTTTTTAACCTGACTAGAAGGTGAGTGGAATGGATATTGAGAGAACCTTTCCAAAGAGTCTACTCTACTTATTTTTCATGGGGAGGAGGGCACCCCAGGCTGGGGTGCAGTGTTACAATAACCTGTTTTGAATCTTATGCCCCTGCACCATCTTCCTACTGAAATGAAAATAGCActtctttttcctgcttttcttaCACATTTTCCTGTTTATCTGAATagataataattttttatatgaTGCTATAGATTTGTTGACTTTCTtaactgttttttatttctttaaaatgtctttaagttTATTTTGGCAGCCAGTTAAGATACTTGAGTGTCTTGATGTTTCTGAGGCttaatatttaagtttttttaGTACATATCAAGTATAGCTTTTATTCTAGAACAAATTTAGCACTAATGTTAAGATATAAAACTTCTGAGCACTCCAGGGAATGCTACAGGTTTTAAAGTTGATCTCCTTACTGGCTTATTCTTATTCagtaagtcttgtctgactctttgcaaccccacagactacagcatgccaggcttccctgtccatcattaacattatctcccagagtttgctcaaactcatgtccatggagtcagtgatgtcatccaaccatctcatcctctgtcgtccccttctcctacagacctcaacctttcccagcatcaagatcttttccagtgtatTGGGTCttctcatcatgtggccaaactattggagcttcagcttcagcatcagtcctttcaatgaatattaagggttccCAGACCTGTGTAACTCTGATAATCAACTATTAGCTTAAAGTTTCCAGGTATTTattctttgcccagcttcatggAGATCTGTCTTAGAAACATATGGCCTAGATAAAGCTCGAACAAAGACACAAGAACTCATTTCTGTCCTTCTTTCCCTGTGGCTTCCTATGCTTCACTGCCCATTCCATCTACTTCAACCTCTCAACATTTTGCTCCACTCTTCTCAACTCATCAAAAATGTTGTCCTTTGTTTTCATATACCTTCCTTGGGCCATGATCTAGAAAGTGTCCCCAGATAAATAGGGTAAATATAAAGCTCCTGTCATTTGTTCCTCTTCTGTATTGGGTCATAATTCAGCATCAATGTTGTCCAATGTCTGAAAGTACTTATTTTATAGATATCATCCAGTTTTTAATTGCTTATGGTGGATGGCTTATGGAAAGaatacaattcagtccatagcacacACCCACAAGTGAAAGAATATTATTACACTCTACAAACATGAGTTAAGACACATTTCAAAAATGATACAAGGTGTGAAAGACTaacaaaactcagaaaaatgCAATAATCATACAATAGCTCAAGAAATTACTAGCAATAAACggaaaaataatttaggaaaCTAAACTGAGTTAGAAGTAATGGAAGAGCCAATAAACACAACAGATGATACTTTAGGAGAACCAGAAGGTGGAAAGGGGGtactaaaagaaaaaggaaaaagaaatgaagaaatgtatGGGAAGAAACAAATGTGAATACCAGGCAAAGGAGATCTAATCTTTGGTGAGTAGGAGCCACAAAGAAGAAAAGTAGAGCAAAGGACAGAGCAAAtaatgaaaactataattcaaggAAATTTTCCCAGTTTTAAATAGAGATACATACAGATATCGAGCAAGAGATGGAGATGGACATTTGAAGGACATATTGAAAAGAAACATCACACCTAAGAAAACTGCTGAAGAGTGAATATCAGAACATATCCtcaaaaaattactgaaaaccaAAAAGTACAAATTTTTGAGTTCTTGTTGAAAGACCTATAAACAATAACTAACCCAGAAGCAGTGAACCCCTTTGGCACCTAATTTGTAGCCTTGAAACACCATTGCATGTCtgagtgctcagttgcccagtagTGCCAGACTTTGCtgccccatgggctatagcccaccaggctcctctgtccatgggatttcccaggcaagaacactggagtggcttgccatttcctcctccaggggattttcccaagccagaggtcaaacctgtgtctcttgtatctcctgcactgtaggtgtatcctttaccgctgcaccacctggaaagcccttgaaATACCAAATCAGGACTAAAAGTAACCAAGTTTCTTGGAGAAATGGTTGATTTCTACTCTGAAATTTATGAGAAAAGTTCAGAACATTTGTCATATCAGCTAGTAATTAATATTAGAGACTAACTGTACTATGTCCAAAAGACTTAAGAGACAAACTGAAAAGAACTCCACAGGTCAAAGACTGAAAATTTTGGGCAACAAAATGATAACATTTCAATGGACTGAAACACATAAAATATGATTAAATCAGTGAGATTATaaagacactacaaaaaaaacaaccaatcatctttagaagataataagaaaccaagttattttaaaatttaaaaatgaaggtgATGCGTTTTTAtatgaactgtggtggtggataCTCAAATTTGTGCAAGTAAAAAATGTGCAGTGAAGTAAATGTACACATCaagaaacaattataaataaaactgaggaaatcagaataaGATCAGTGGGTTGTCTATGGCAATGTGCGATATTCCGCATATGATAATTTGGAAAATGTTACCATGGCAGAAAACTGCATAAAGGATACACAGGATCCCTCTATATTATTTCTCAACCTACATGagaatctacaattatctcaagAGGAAAAGTTTAATTTGAAAATCATCATTAGTAACGTTTTCATAAATGATGTATGCCTGAATGTATTCTTGACAACTGCATATTCCTATAAACATATTTCTGTTATGAATGATAATATATGAGTGAAGGGTTCTTATGTCTACCTACTTATACACCTCAACTCCTGCCATTCAAACACTGTTGGTCTACAGGTGCAGCAGGGTGACAAATTTAGCATTCCTTATAAATTCATATTCCTTTACTGAAATTATACAGTgtgttttattaaaaactttgagtttatattaaatgctttaaaataaacattttaagccTATTGATTATGCTTGATGGTAAATAACTAATGATGAGTAACAAGCTTAATGGTAGTAATtgataatggtaataataattGGTAATGACAGaggtggttgtggtggtggtgcagTGTTGGTTCTGGTAGTGGTGATAATGATGATATAGTTGTTGGATGTTTAATATTTGAAAGGAAGCATTAGACTATAGTTTCTCAAGCAGAAAGACGACCCTCCCAATAGAAGGGAAATTAAAACACCTGGGAGACAAAAGCATAATTCCCAGCACAGGTGCAAACCAAGACTCTAATCGCGCCTTTACTAAGGTCTCCAGTCCCTGAAGTGACTGCCTCCCAGGAGAAGTCCTGCCCATATATATAtggcacttctttttcttctctttatatatatatatatatatgaatactcCCAAGTCTCCTAAGCTCAGGGACCCATTTTTCATGATAGTGCTGACCCCTTTGAGTAAATTTAGGACTGGATGTAAATCCAAATGGGCCTCTCATTTTCTGATATTTACTTCCCAACTGTTGAAACCAAGGCATTCTCTATAATTTTCAGAGGACTCTGATCCATTTTTCCTCAGCACAGGTACTTAATTATGACTTACAGCAATTGTatgagaaatttatttcttccataaaCTCCTGTCTCTAATGCATTCTATTTGCAACTCTGTGTTTATCTTCATGTCTAAGTGGTTTTTCTTCGTGTGCTGTGTTCTTACGGGCAACAATCCTGAGCCTCTGATGCTCTGGTAGAACTGGAGGTAGTTAACTGTAGTGACTGATATCAAATATGGGGTCATGTTTTCCTGCTTTATATTATTAGATGATTATGGGAATCAATAACTAAGTCAATGCTGTCTAGGATTTTCCCATCAGCACTCCACTAAGTGAATGGCATTCACTCTGTACTGCTCTGTAAAGCACTTTGATTCCTGGTAATGGTATATTCCAGATAGATTTTCTCTTAATGTGCTTCTTATTGTTTTCAGAGGTGGAAATTGAGTAGAAGAGAATATGTTAAGATATTTTAATCTATTGTTGCTACCTAAAGGAACTTTTTCTGCTTCATAATAAATGGAAATGATATTCAAAAGGCTTAGCTATCTCTAATTCTCTCTCTTCATTAGTTATCATGAAGTTAACAGTTCAAACTGTAACTTAAAATGTAAAGCTTATAAATGCAATGCAGGTTTTCTAGTCTTCACATCATATCCTTAGGATTTAAAGATTCTTACCCCTAGATAAGAATTATAGTTACTGCcagagttattattattattacaagaaTCAAATGACAcaacatattttcaaatgcttcAGTTAAAAAAGTAGGttacaacattttttaaatacacaTGTGCTTACACACATAGGTACATTATGTattgaaaaaaaggtaaaaagatagtcTAGACTATTGTTATTCTCCAAGGAGCAGGAAAATGGCACtgtatttttgcttatttgtatttCTGATTTCTTATAATGCACATGTACTGccttggtaatttttaaaaatatatcagaaataATTGACAGTAAAATTTATCATTTGTGtctaaaaattcaataaattaagATTACTAAATAATAACAAAGTGCTACACACAAGACAACCTACAGCAAAACAGCATAGTTTACTGAAAACAAAAGCAGACTGATAGTCAGAAGTCCTGGGTTT is drawn from Ovis aries strain OAR_USU_Benz2616 breed Rambouillet chromosome 21, ARS-UI_Ramb_v3.0, whole genome shotgun sequence and contains these coding sequences:
- the LOC101106470 gene encoding olfactory receptor 8A1-like codes for the protein MAAENQSTVTEFILGGLTNRPELQLPLLFLFLGIYSVTMIGNLGMITLICLNAQLHTPMYYFLSNLSFVDLCYSSAITPKMLVNFVSKKNTISYAGCMAQLYFFLVFVIAECYMLTVMAYDRYVAICRPLLYNIIMSHRVCSLLVAGVYAIGFIGSTIETGLMLKLSYCDFLISHYFCDILPLMMLSCSSTYDTEMTVFVLAGFDIVVTSLTVLISYAFILSSILHISTTGGRAKAFSTCSSHLAAVGMFYGTTAFMYLKPSTASSLAQENVASVFYTTVIPMLNPLIYSLRNKEVKIAMQKTLRGKMF